The Mytilus edulis chromosome 4, xbMytEdul2.2, whole genome shotgun sequence nucleotide sequence TCTGCCTATAGAAACAGGCAGATGGCAAAATACCCCGAGGCACGATAGAATATGTACTTTGTGTAAGAGTAAtattggtgatgaatttcatttgttatttaaGTGTACTTATTGTTGTATTAAGGGAAAAGTTTCTGCCAAGCTATTACACAGTGAAccctaattataaaaaaatggaaGGTCTTCTTTCAATATGTAATGTACAACTGTATAAACGTCTTtctgtatttatcaaaaacattgcCAATATGttctgaaaatgttaaaaaaaaccaacatgttGTATGTTATTGTTATATCTTTATACTATGTCATTGATACCACATAATTACTTCGTCATGTTTATATAATGCTATTATGTATAACCTCATGTTACACATGTATCTGTGTCTGAGTGTTCAAATAAAATCTTAATCTTAAATCTTTAGGAAAAGGAAAAGAACTACGTAGATTCTAGTTTTCATTTAGAATGCTATACATTTGAGCACTAGGTACAGatgataaataaatttttaaatatgcttAGATAAGCAGGTGTCTCGGCAGATGCagaatttcaaaaaaaatcatgaatatgATAGGATGAGAAAAGGGTGAGagagtattttttttcaaatccagTTAACATAAAATGTCgttataataattaataaaaccAACAAAGTAATAAAATATAGGGATAGcggtttgcccacttttaatgggagagatccgtttgcgccaaaaatgcgtccttttgcgccacaactttttttctctaatgctacgtttgcgccacctgtttaaaaattacatggtatcatttgcgccaaaaataaaatatacgattgcgccaatttaaagaaaaacatttttctaTTACAGTTTCCTGATTTGGAAGGCAATAGGCAATCTAAAAgtggaaaataaattaaatgtaacaATGCCACTTTCAATATCATTTACTAAAACAAACTCTTCTTCTTTATTTGTGATCACTCGAACTCACATAAAATTTCTTGAAATTCTACTGAACTTTTTGATTGGGCAGGGTACAGTTatcttctctctctgtacatacACTGTCTTATGGACTTCAAGTAATTTTTCTGTAGATGTTCCTCTTCATGATGGAATAGCTCCGAACATATGATCTTAGCTGGTCTTTCGGATATATTTTCTGTACCTTTTCTTTTGCATGCTGTTCGAAGTATTTGACGCTCTAACTTTTGTGGGTCTGTCTCATGTATATGTGCAAGATTTCCACTCAGACAAAAATGATACTAAATATGTATTAATCTTTAATATGTACGATCAATATATgttcaggtaaattggcgcaaatgagttccgaaaactggcgcaattgatacatttgaagaaaaaaaattaggcgcaaatgatacccctgaaaaacagtaattggcgcaaaaggagtgTTGCCCTTTTAATTCTACCAATTATCtattaataaagaaaacaaaaaagacaaaaggcTTAATGATCTTACAATTGTATAGTCTGTTCCAATTTAGGTATTTAGTTTGTTactgttttctatatattaaggTATCTTTTTGCGTGAACCCCTCAATGTTCATCTGtgtagaaaaataataaataaatcaaatatgttttctCAATAATTTAGTATCAATTCTATCAATTCACATGTACAATGACAAAACAATGACATTCAGTTATAAAAGTGTCTTTATAATTCATTAATTTCTGAATGAAATAACTTTAAAAGCTTCCATTTGTTGTGTTACCCTATAAGTGCTCACTGGATAGTCAATGAATAGTgaagataacattaaaacaagaaaagattaatacaaaatttattttaagattttcaagtGGGTTTTTTCTCCCGAATCACCCCTAAAACCCCATAAATCCgctaatgatacatgtattacttGTTTAAAAATCTGGGAATGAAGTTCCACGTTTTGAAAAATTACTGGTTAGTtcgctttctttttttttaaagttttttttcccggttcgttttaaaaaaaaccaaatattgtATAGAAAACTTACTTAATAGATGACTTGAATATTGATGTGTTCATACTGCAATATATACAACTTACCCTGTTCGTCCTGCTTAATGAAATTTTTTGAAAGGGTACAAGGTGGGGAAAACCATTAACCTTATTATTTGTTATCTACTCACCATGTCGTATCTTGTTACCTAGCGACATagatgtttttatcttttattgagATTATTAAATGTGATTcatcaaaatattataattacatacacttaaagtcatatgaaacaagtgactTGTTACAAATAATGTTAATCCAATTCTTGgaccaatacatgaatatatcataaacttagtcttctgtgcatgattttaacttgaggtttcatatgacacAGATTTCGTTTTTGAACAAATTAACCTTGAATCTCatccaaattttgaaaatggtccCTTTATGTGTTCATACATGACCTATTGCAATTAAGCCCCTTACACAAAATACTCTTCTATCCCCAGTGGTGCAAGTAAGACTGTCATTCTAGGTGATCACCTTtaagatacatgtacaaattaaCTGATTTATCGTTTATACAATAATGTAATTGATTTTGTCTTAATATCcatgaaatacttgtcactggacgttaaacaaatTGACGATATAatccaaaatcaatccaaaaatAGTTTCCTGGCAACGATGTTTATCATTCTTAAACATGGGGTCGTACATTAATAAATAAACAGAAATACATCACAGAATTGATTTCTTTCGAGctatttaaaaaatcttgaaattataatgaaaaaaattcttGTACCAGTATTGCtagatattaaaattaaattaagttaTGTTGTCTATTTACGttttcttttgataaaataaacCAACATTTAACAATTGCAGTTAAGGATTCACAAAGAAACATTTCAGACTGCATTTAGTTTTCTGATGAAATCGgcaaacattttgattttttcgcATGTTGTGACATCTTTGTCGCATGAAATGACTTCACATTCTTCATCaggaacatttttgtttttagtttgttcCAAGTCCTTTTCAAATATATTCAAACGTGGCAATAAAAATACCGGAAGATTACCCGCTAGAGCTGATTCTTCAAGCAGGTCATACAATTTCAATGCTAGTACAATTGAGTTGTAGAGAACTGACCTATGTGGATGTGGAAGCTGGTGCAGGATTCTTGGTTCGGAATCTACCGTGTGGAATAAacaatttttcaacatgtaaCTAGATATTTCTTCACTGGCGATGAATGTGTCATACCGACTCGGATTATTTCcttcaaacatatcaaacatttCAATCGTCTGCTttctttcatatttcattttcgGACACACAAAGttacttttcataatttttgcTAAGGCATAACTTTGGCGTATCCACTTCGGAAAAGATCGCATAAGCTGAAGTTCCAACGGAGCACAAGATATTCTGAAGAAAATATCAGTATCGACCTCTTCAAACGCTTCGTCGTCGGCCTCTGGGTGCTGACATAACATCAAGAAATCTTCTTGTAAAACTCTTTCAGAAACAATGTTATTTACGGTTAAATTCGCCCCTATCGGACGCCAGTTCTGAACTCGGATTGCGGGTACAATATCTATACTGGCATGTATTCCTTTGTAATTTTCGCCGATGATGAAAAGTTTAAAATTGATGGTAGGAGTGTTTAACTTATTATGTATTGAAAACCCATCCACGAAAACTTCGTCATAAATCCATGTTGATGGATTTGTTAAAACAAGTTTGACTAAACCAAAGAAATCATCTCGCAATATTTTACAATTAAGAAACTTCTTATGATCAAAGTAATATTGAAAATCTTCATTTATTACATCGTTTTTATGTCTGACATTGTGAAAtcctttgtttaaatgtaaaatatttgctTGGTGAGACTGATCTGCTGTACAAATCTGAGAGAATTTATCGAGAATGAGAAGAAAATCAAATTCATCGGGGTCGTCAATCTTTGTTCCTTCGTATGTGCTGCCAGAACGGAAAAGTGAACATTTGAATCTTTTGTCAAGATTACCAACTTGGTTTGCAATTTGGCGAGTAAATGAAAGAATTAGTGATTCTATCCATTGTGCTTCATCCACAGATTGGGGTAAACCAACTCCTGGAATGTCTAGTACATGACTGTAGTACTCCTCTAGATCTTTCGGGAGATCAAAATGTTCTCTCAGATTTGTAATACATTGGTATTCGGTATAACCAATAGACCAGTTGAGATTTATCCAGGGAGACTTATAACCAAGTGCATTAGTTGAATATGGTCGTTCAAATGATCCTTTAGCCATGGATGTTTCCAGTAATGCTGATGTATCCCAACATCTCCAGAAAAGGGCGATGTCGTGTGGTGTTCGACCAGACCGATCGCGCTTATACACATCGGCTCCATTTCTTAACAGAACGTCCACCTCTCGAATTCTGTTTTCCCAGGCAGCGTAGTGCAGTGAAGTGCTTCCAAATTTATCGTTTTTGTTAACCCGGCATCCTTTATTTATAAGATACTGACATATCCTTGGATCACAGGCAGGAAAAGTTGCTACGATCGGGGTACGTCTGCACTGGTCAATCAAATTTATGTCTGCGCCACTTTCAACCAAAAGCTTCACTACGTGAAGTTTCCGCGCAAAGAAAAGGGCTGTTCTTCCAAAAATATCTCGAATGTTTACATCCGCTCCACGTTTGATCAAATATTTGAGAATTGGAATCTTTTCATTCTGCTGTAAAACTGACTGTGAGGTTAAATGGAGGAGTGTGTGTCCAAATTTCTCTTTTATATTGATGTTGTCAATAAACGTGATGAAATGTTTGACAAGTTTAACGTTAACAAGTCCTCGAATGATGTAGAAAGACACTGGTAAATGGCCATCATTGTTTTGTTGGTTCATGATCGTGGCCAATTGCTCTTTGGGGATAATAGGTAACTGCTCATCTAATAAATAGAACATAAATCGTTCGGATGTATCTATACCTGCTCGATAACGTAGAAAACAATGTATAAAATtctctttatatttgttttgtattgtaaCATTTATTCCTTTGATTTTAAGCAGCTCTGGTATAAACAGTTCACTATAGATCCCTCGACTGGCAACGTGCAAAATAGTTTCCccttcttttgtttttgtatttatatcaaaGCCTTTCTTTACAGCAAGTTTTATAGTTTTAACTACGTGGTTGACAGCGTCGCCTTCAAACTCGGATGAAGCGTCAACTAGAAAGTGTAGTGGGGTGGCCCCTTCCTCGTCAGGTTCATTTACTGGTGGATTTAAACATTTCAACATTGCTACAACTTTGTCAATATTTGCTTCCAAGCAAGCGTAATGCAAAGGTGTTTTTTCATTAATGTCTTTGCAGTACATATTTGCCCCGGCCTTAAGGACCTCTTTGAAAACTGCGAAGGATGTTTCACTACATGCGGCAAGATGCAAAGCCGTGTCTCCGTCAGAATCTGGTAAGTTTGCATTTGCCTTGTATTGAATCAATGTCTTAACGCTATGAATGTCGTCATTGCTAATAGCAATTTGCAAAGGAGAGATAAAATCACTACATGGTCCTTCAATAGATACGGGATTAAATTGTAGAAGTTTTAGAACCGTTTTGGCCGATTTATACTGTACTGCAGCTAATAGAGGGTCTTTCCAAGGCATTACTTTGGTAAATAATTGGATTGTTCTGTCCAGCTAGTAATTAGATGAAGAGATGTTCccacaattatataaaatacttCTGAACATGGTAGTTAATATGTGTAATATACGATATGGTTTGTTCACAATCGATTTGCTTCTGAACATTGTCGTTAATGTGTAATTTACGATATGGTTTGTTCACAATCGATTTGCTTCTGAACATGGTAGTTAATACGTGTAATATACGATATGGTTGGTTCACAGTCGATACATATGCCGTATCTCATctgaaaatataaacatgatCACAAATATAATGTTAT carries:
- the LOC139519167 gene encoding uncharacterized protein, which translates into the protein MPWKDPLLAAVQYKSAKTVLKLLQFNPVSIEGPCSDFISPLQIAISNDDIHSVKTLIQYKANANLPDSDGDTALHLAACSETSFAVFKEVLKAGANMYCKDINEKTPLHYACLEANIDKVVAMLKCLNPPVNEPDEEGATPLHFLVDASSEFEGDAVNHVVKTIKLAVKKGFDINTKTKEGETILHVASRGIYSELFIPELLKIKGINVTIQNKYKENFIHCFLRYRAGIDTSERFMFYLLDEQLPIIPKEQLATIMNQQNNDGHLPVSFYIIRGLVNVKLVKHFITFIDNINIKEKFGHTLLHLTSQSVLQQNEKIPILKYLIKRGADVNIRDIFGRTALFFARKLHVVKLLVESGADINLIDQCRRTPIVATFPACDPRICQYLINKGCRVNKNDKFGSTSLHYAAWENRIREVDVLLRNGADVYKRDRSGRTPHDIALFWRCWDTSALLETSMAKGSFERPYSTNALGYKSPWINLNWSIGYTEYQCITNLREHFDLPKDLEEYYSHVLDIPGVGLPQSVDEAQWIESLILSFTRQIANQVGNLDKRFKCSLFRSGSTYEGTKIDDPDEFDFLLILDKFSQICTADQSHQANILHLNKGFHNVRHKNDVINEDFQYYFDHKKFLNCKILRDDFFGLVKLVLTNPSTWIYDEVFVDGFSIHNKLNTPTINFKLFIIGENYKGIHASIDIVPAIRVQNWRPIGANLTVNNIVSERVLQEDFLMLCQHPEADDEAFEEVDTDIFFRISCAPLELQLMRSFPKWIRQSYALAKIMKSNFVCPKMKYERKQTIEMFDMFEGNNPSRYDTFIASEEISSYMLKNCLFHTVDSEPRILHQLPHPHRSVLYNSIVLALKLYDLLEESALAGNLPVFLLPRLNIFEKDLEQTKNKNVPDEECEVISCDKDVTTCEKIKMFADFIRKLNAV